One window of the Thunnus albacares chromosome 3, fThuAlb1.1, whole genome shotgun sequence genome contains the following:
- the LOC122979050 gene encoding germ cell-specific gene 1-like protein → MKTTRKCRSLLSVGLNFFALFFSITAFITTYWCVGTQRVPKPKCSKLRTHQCIDYGVNETDPNKVVYSWETGDDRFLFRQFHTGIWFSCEENIHDESEMCRSFIDLAPASEKGMLWLSLVSEMLYIVLLVVGFSLMCLELVHSSNVIDGLKLNAFAAVFTVLSGLLGMVAHVMYTQVFQVTVSLGPPDWRPYNWDYGWSFCMAWASFTCCMGASVTTLNSYTKTVIEFRHKRKTFEQSIREEHAQEAFGYFREQSVHSISKSVEVYSSQTLNSGRKTPIPADSLDLSDIQGSLGEEQC, encoded by the exons ATGAAGACGACTCGCAAATGCAGGTCCCTTCTGTCGGTTGGCTTGAACTTCTTCGCCCTGTTTTTCTCCATAACCGCGTTCATAACGACCTACTGGTGCGTGGGAACCCAGAGAGTACCCAAGCCGAAGTGCAGCAAGCTGCGGACGCACCAGTGCATAGACTACGGAGTGAACGAGACAGACCCTAACAAAGTGGTGTACAGCTGGGAGACCGGGGACGACAGGTTCCTGTTCCGTCAGTTCCACACCGGCATCTGGTTCTCATGTGAGGAGAACATCCACGATGAAA GTGAGATGTGCCGAAGCTTCATTGATTTGGCCCCTGCGTCAGAGAAAG GGATGCTGTGGCTGTCACTGGTCTCTGAGATGTTGTACATTGTTCTGCTGGTGGTGGGCTTCAGTCTCATGTGTTTAGAGCTCGTCCACTCCAGCAACGTCATTGATGGACTCAAGCTCAATGCCTTCGCTGCTGTCTTCACTGTGCTCTCAG GTCTTCTCGGCATGGTGGCTCATGTGATGTACACACAGGTCTTCCAAGTCACCGTCAGTCTTGGTCCACCTGACTGGAGGCCTTATAACTGGGACTATGGCTGGTCCTTCTG TATGGCCTGGGCGTCCTTCACCTGCTGTATGGGTGCGTCAGTCACCACTCTAAACTCCTACACTAAGACCGTCATCGAGTTCAGGCACAAGCGCAAGACCTTTGAGCAAAGCATCCGGGAGGAGCACGCGCAGGAGGCTTTCGGATATTTCCGGGAACAGTCTGTGCACTCCATCTCCAAATCTGTGGAAGTTTATTCCAGCCAGACCCTAAATAGCGGCAGGAAAACTCCCATACCTGCAGACTCCCTGGACCTGAGTGACATTCAGGGGTCTTTAGGGGAAGAACAGTGCTGA